A genomic window from Salvia miltiorrhiza cultivar Shanhuang (shh) chromosome 5, IMPLAD_Smil_shh, whole genome shotgun sequence includes:
- the LOC131025634 gene encoding uncharacterized protein LOC131025634, giving the protein MAPLLCSVNDLYPSLITSAIKIRVVRAYGLLFNGDSQHMMSFECILQDEEGVKIHASFAHNLDGSAASKIKEGCCYVFYKFYMRPNHMRFKTTDHEFRIVMTQKSQIFEITADDFPNEMFSFRTFAEIAGIESVGDAALFDVIGVIVESGGVINQPNRKMLEIKIEDENHDSVVCTLWEEYVDEFLSQIDPNVKQIPIVLIQYCRPISYEGEIRISTSFNVSRKHIVVVVVCVRIFGNIRFFETANLTFNHVSRRMVDETENLEVKSIEDVFCLEVFILKI; this is encoded by the exons ATGGCGCCTTTGCTCTGTTCAGTAAATGATCTGTATCCTTCTTTGATAACATCAGCAATCAAAATCAGGGTGGTACGTGCATACGGTCTTCTTTTTAATGGTGATTCACAGCATATGATGAGCTTTGAATGCATTCTTCAAGACGAAGAG GGTGTGAAGATTCATGCTTCGTTCGCACATAACTTGGATGGTAGTGCTGCATCGAAAATCAAGGAGGGTTGTTGTTACGTTTTCTACAAATTCTACATGCGGCCCAACCACATGCGTTTCAAAACCACAGATCATGAATTTCGTATTGTAATGACACAAAAGAGCCAGATCTTTGAGATTACGGCTGATGATTTTCCTAATGAGATGTTTTCATTTAGGACATTTGCAGAAATTGCAGGAATAGAAAGTGTTGGGGATGCTGCACTATTTG ATGTCATTGGGGTTATTGTAGAAAGTGGAGGTGTGATCAATCAACCTAATCGAAAGATGCTGGAGATAAAAATTGAGGATGAAAA CCATGATTCTGTTGTTTGTACTTTGTGGGAAGAATATGTTGATGAATTTTTAAGTCAAATTGATCCAAATGTGAAACAAATTCCGATAGTGCTGATTCAATACTGCAGGCCAATCTCATACGAGG GGGAGATAAGAATCTCTACTTCTTTCAATGTTTCAAGG AAacatattgttgttgttgttgtatgTGTTAGAATTTTTGGCAACATTCGATTCTTCGAAACTGCAAACCTAACATTCAACCATGTATCGAGAAGGATGGTTGATGAGACAGAAAATTTGGAGGTGAAGTCAATTGAAGATGTGTTTTGCTTGGAGGTATTCATTCTTAAAATCTAA